The genome window CGTGACACTCAGAAGTGTGGCAGTCCGGGCAGGATACACCCTTGAACAGCAGGGCCTGCCCCACGGTTTATGTGATAATTTGGGAGCTTGGCTGTGGAACACACAGGCCAGGAGCAAGCACCCGGTAATGGTCAATGGTCACTGTCTCATTTCCACAGAGAGTGGTGGAGGAGGCATGGCAGCTAACCGTGCCGGGGCCAGGCACAATGAGGGAGGGGCCAGTCTGGCAGGGCGCCCATCAGCCCGCAAACCATCAAAGCTGGCAGCCGCCTCCTAAGGGCTGTGGGGAGGGAGGGTAAAAGCCAAAGCAGGGCCGGTGTCAGATTCTCAAGACCACGGGAATGACATTCCTGATGCGTTTCTTTAGTGACCGTAAAAAGTCTTCAGATTCACTCTGGGGATAGCTTAATACTCATACTAGCAAGTGGGAGAGCTcagggacagagctcagggacagagctcagggacagaactcagggacagagctcagggacagagcatagggacagagcacagggacagagctcagggacagagctcagggacagagctcagggacagagctcagggacagagctcagggacagagctcagggacagagctcagggacaCTGCtcagggacagaactcagggacagagctcagggacaTGGTGGCCACTGAGGGCTGGCGATGAGTGGGACTGTCACTCCACCAGTGAGTGTGAGAGGCTCCCCTATCCTCAGGAGGGGGCTTCCCTGTCCACGATGTGAGGAAATGGCCTCTGCCTTCACACAGAATCATAAATGATGAACTTCATAGACACAGACGCaggcagacacaaacacagagataCAGACACAAGACCTTAGCCACAGACAGGCaaagacatagaaacagaaataagcAAAGACGTTGGTAAagatggaagcagagaaagacagggacacaggaaaaaataaatgtCTTAGGCATAGAACAGACATCCATAGaggtgctgtgtatgtgtgtatgacatGGGGTGGCAGAGAGTGACACTGGAGATGTGTGTTGGGGATGGCTGAGGAACCGCTGGTGATTACAGTCTTTTTATCGACCTGCTGTCGCTGCTACATGCTGGCGTCTGCTCCAAACATTGGTGTGGACGAGCTAGCTCCGTCTTCGCGACTGGAACACTGTTATCACAGAAGTGAGACGTCAGAGGGTCAAGAGCTTGACCACTGCATGAGCAGAGCCGAACTGCAGCCAAAGTTCAGTGTGTTCAGCCAGCACGGCAGAGCAGAGAGCTCCAGCAAAGCGcaccacacacataacacacacacaagtacacacataccacacatgcatacataccacatacacaaacacacagacacctaccacatacaacacacaacataacacacacaaaaatactcacATACCACACATGCataataccacacacacacacacacacacacacacacacacacacactttctaaaCGCTCCCtgagtcttttctctccttccccccctcccctggCAGGTGCGCTTCCTGGAGCAGCAGAACAAGCTGCTGGAGACCAAGTGGCAGTTCTACCAGAACCAGAGATGCTGCGAGAGCAACTTGGAGCCGCTGTTCACCGGCTACATCGAGACGCTGAGGCGCGAGGCTGAGTGTGTGGAGGCTGATGGCGGGAGGCTGGCTGCTGAGCTCAACCACGTGCAGGATGCCATGGAGGGCTACAAGAAGAGGTGAGTGTGCTTGCCTCCAGGATGCTCGGTGCGTGGTGCGTGGGAAGCGGCTCCTGTGGGGTCTGCACCGGGCCTTGGAGAGTGTGCTCGGTGGAGCTGGTGAGTGAGAACGGGCCCCCGGAGAGAGGGCAGAAATCCGAGTGGCTGTCACCCTGTCTTCCCCACGTCCTGCTCTGGGCACGGGGCTGGGGGCTCTCCCCGACCACACAGTACTCTTTGATGCAAGGATGATTTCAGACTGGGGGTGAAATGTGctaccctcctccccacccctaccccccaggCCAAGGGCTTGTACAAGCCAGGCTGACACAAGACCTAGCCAGAGGCAATGCACACAGGTCACACAAAGCCAACACCACACGGGGAAAGGGTTAATCCCTGCCGTGACCCCTGGGAGAACTGAGCTAGGCGCTGAGGAAGGGTTGGAGATGTGGGCTCTGAGTTCTCGTCCTCCCCACAGGTATGAAGAGGAGGTGGCCCTGAGGGCTACGGCGGAGAACGAATTTGtggtcctaaagaaggtaagggTCCACGTGCAGGGCCGGAGGGCTCGAGCCACCTTTGCCGCCTCCGGGGGCGGTCACCATGCTGGCCGGGCCCCTTCCCATGGGCCTTCCCGCgagcctccctcctctctgtgcCCTTGCAGGATGTGGACTGTGCCTACTTACGGAAATCAGACCTGGAGGCCAACGTGGAGGCCTTGGTGGAGGAGTCCAGCTTCCTGAAACGCCTCTACGAAGAGGTAGGGTCACTTGTCACATGCTGGCACGGCTGGCGAAAGGAGGCTCAGAGATGGGGGTCGGGTTCGGGTGCCGCATCTGTGCGTGCTCAACAGCGTGCTACATGGCTCTCACTCTCCCCCACACCATGCGAAGGCCCTGCTATCCGGCGGAGAGTGTTGGGTGTACACATGTACAGTGCAGCTGGGCTCACACGTGTAAGAATAattgtatacgtgtgtgtgtgtgtgtgtgtgtgtgtgtgtgtgtgtgtggcttctgTGCCTGTGGGCACCTCTACATGTTGCAGTGTGTCTGCAGGCCAGTGTGTAGATGGATGTGGAGGTGTCTGGGGATTCGAGGCGCAGAGGTCTACCCTGGACTAGTACTGTTTGTCGTCTGAGCCCAGCCCCTCTGCCTGCGTCTTCAGGTCAAGCCTCTCCCGTGCTTCTCCCATTTCCATTTTGGAGGCTGACCCCGGGTGACGATTAGGGCTTCTGGCTTTGTGTTCTTTGCTGTGTCTGTGTGGGAAAGGTGGTAGGGGCAGGAATCACGCACCTTCATCCGGAGCTCTACCCTGGAAGAGGATCCACACTGGCCCCATGAATGGGGCATCAGGCCTGGGAATGGCACTGAGTATGATACCCTTGGTGTTTACTCTGCAGGAGATCTGTGTTCTCCAAGCCCACATCTCAGACACCTCAGTCATCGTCAAGATGGACAACAGCCGGGACCTGAACATGGACTGCGTCGTGGCTGAGATCAAGGCTCAGTATGACGACATCGCCAGCCGCAGCCGGGCAGAGGCCGAGTCCTGGTACCGCACCAAGGTGAGTGGGCACCTCCTAGGTGTGATGTGGAGTCACTCAGGTGCCTGTTAGAACAGGGTTCTTTTCCCATGGGGCTGGTAATGAAAGGCCGGCTGACCTCAGGCTGGGGTAGCCGGCCAGGGCTGCTCCGTGGAAACATTGCGCAAGGTGAGCGTGGCACGAGATGCACATTTGTGGGTGTTATGCCGAGGGCACGGCTGTCCTACTGTGCCTCGTGAACGTCTGACCCCCGTCTCCAACCTCCAGTGCGAGGAGATGAAGGCCACGGTGATCCGGCACGGAGAGACCCTGCGCCGCACCAGGGAGGAGATCAATGAGCTGAACCGCGTGATCCAGAGGCTGACGGCTGAGATCGAGAATGCCAAGTTCCAGGTAGGTCTGATGAGCAatgagcagaggcaggcagcatcACCAGGCCCTCTGCCCACTAGGATGAAATGGCATGGCTCAGCTTAAGCATGAGAGGAAGCAGGGACCTGGAGAGGAGGCAGGGTTTCCCCCATACCATACAGCGCTTACCCTGGGATGAGCCAGATCATTTCCCACAGAGATGCCCTTCCACAACCATGCCCGCCAGGAAAGAGATTCAGAAAAGCTCTCCCGTGCCCCCAGCCCCTTACTCAAGTTGCCAGCACCGTTAACTACCCGTCATGGCCTTCTCTAgctctcttcccccaccccattcTCTAGGAGGAGCTAAGCTGTACCCGCACCCTTATCTTGTGCCAATGAAATGATCCTCTCCACCCCACAGCGTGCCAAGCTGGAGGCCGCAGTGGCTGAGGCAGAGCAGCAGGGAGAGGCCGCCCTCACTGATGCCCGCTGCAAGCTGGCTGAGCTGGAGGCTGCCCTGCAGAAGGCCAAGCAGGACATGGCCTGCCTGCTCAAGGAGTATCAGGAGGTGATGAACTCCAAGCTGGGGCTGGACATCGAGATCGCCACCTACAGGCGCCTGCTGGATGGCGAGGAGCAGAGGTGAGGGGGATTCATTTGAGGGACCAAACTGTCTTCATCATGCAAGCTGGCTAGGGCCTGTCAGTGCTTGGATACGGGGGAGAGAGCCCGGTCCCCCCTGTGAACTGTGTGACACCAGGCCAGGCTTCAGCAATCACGGTTACCTATCACATATGCTCTATGTCAAGTGCCCATTTATAATCCTCCATCCTGTCAGGTAAGCACCATTTTCCTATCCAAAGACAGAGGTGAATGGATTGGCTCAATGTTCAGCACCTTTGCCCAGGGCCACAAAGTTACTAAGCTGCAGAGCTGGGACCTGATGCTAGGTGCTGGGCTTCTAAAGCCCCGTTGTAGCTTCCCTTGAGGCTGGGCTGCTGTGTAATAAGGATGATGTTCTCTGTGGACACGGAGCTCTGCCTCATCCTCGCTATGAGCTCTACTGTCATTCAGCAGGCTCAGGCACTCTGATTGCAGGCAGTGTGTGGAAGTCCCTGATTCTCTTAACCAGGAGGGCTGGTCTCCATGAGATGGGAACTcatcaaaaaaaagaaagtgaccaTTCCATGAGAATTTGGGGAGCCCTTCAAGCCTCTCAGAAGATAAATTCTACATAGAACAAAGGCTGACCTTGTCTGTCCCCATGCATCATTCTCAAGAAATCCAGCTCACTGCTTAGAACTAATGACACTTTCTTTTCCCCCTAGGCTGTGCGAGGGTGTGGGCTCTGTGAATGTCTGTAAGTATCTGCTGGAAATGCCCCCAAAAAAAACAGCTTTGGGGGTGGGCAAAGTTGACCGTGGAACTACCCCCACCCAATTGCCAATGTTGCCCAACTTTCTCAGTCTTTCCTCTTCTATAAGGACTCCTGGGGGGAAGGCTGTTCCAAAAAAATTGAGTGCCCCTTCCTGGTGGCCACCAGGAGCGTCAGTCCAGGGAAATGGGTTGAGGAATTCTCGTATCTCTCCAGATGGGCTGTGAGGTTGAAAGAGCAGGGCCTGTCACGTTAACACTGATCCCTTAAGGAAGAGGCGGGCCCTGCATGTGAAGCCCTCAGGGACCTGTGGGTGTGTGATACCACAGCCAGCCCCTCatccctccctgcttcccttccCACAGGTGTCAGCAGCTCCCGTGGAGGAGTCACATGTGGGGGTCTCACATCTGGCACAACCCCAGGGCGCCAGATTGTCTCTGGCCCCTCAGCCACCGGGGGCAGCATCACAGTGATGGCCCCTGACTCCTGCTCTCCTTGCCAGCCACGCACCTCCAGCTTCAGCTGTGGGAGCAGCCGCTCAGTGCGCTTTGCTTAGTTAGACCCAGGACCTCCAGCTGAGCCACCTGCCTGCCCCAGAGTGAAGTGGTGTGTGAATGGAAAGAGTGTGCTTGCTTCCAGAATCTTCCAGACGTTCCTGTAGGGGGAGAGAGTTCAGGGCCactctcctccaccttctccttttAGGGAGATGTTTCTCAGTTCTCCTCTGGCTTCACTTTAGAAGGTCGTTCCCAGCCCTTCCCTCAACCCCAATCTGTCTTCAAATACTTACAACTGATTTGTTTCATTCACAAAGCTCTCCAGGACACCACTGGTCACTCAGGAGAGCTGAACAATAAAGCTTGGCCTTCTTGGGTCAAGGCATGATCCTAACCATCCAGCCATGACCCCCAAAACCAAGAACCAGAGGGAACTCCAACCCCCAGCATCTCCCACTTCTGACCCCAGGTATAGGGCCTCAGAGGCAGCAAGCACCTGCCTACCATTGGTTGGGTTTGCTGTCCTTCCTGACTGGCTGCCTTCCTTGGGGCAGCCTGCTCTGGCCAGACTCCTTGGGTTAGCTCCCAGGGCATAGTCTGCTCTCTGGGGAGTCCTACAACCTACCTGGCTAGGGAGCTTTGAACAGATCTTGCTGTTCAGGATGCCTTTGCACATTTCAGACTCCATACTTGCTCCAGGCCTAGCCTGCCTGTGCAGAAGAGAACTGTCCTAGCAAGAGCTGGTGGGGTGGAGACTGTTGTCACTTTCTGTCTATGGGTTCCTTGCCTTCTGGGTTGACCCATCTGTGTTTCAATAAATGCTTTTTTGATGCAAGTGTGTGTGATGGTTTGTGCCAGTGTCTCCCCTCCCTGGCTTTTTGCCTGCACCAGGCAACCTACCCCAGCTAGCCCCAAAGGCCTTATTCAGTCATCCCTGtgactcctccttttcctcttcattCCCAAGCCtggtgcattgtcctcctctgtcccTGCCAGGCTGGACACAGCCCCAGCTCCCCACCCCCGAAAATAAGCCATCCTGTTGTCCTAATCATTGTTACtgctgctgtgaggaaacacGAAGGCCAAAACAacctgggagggaaggagggaagtttcgttttggtttttgtggtttggtttggtttggttttgtgggGGTGGATTGTACTTTAATATTGCTGCTCATCATAGAAGGAACtctaacagggcaggaacctggagcaggagctgacgcagaggccatggagggtgctgatcactggcttgctcctcagagcttgcttggcctgctttcttgtagaacccaggaccaccagcccagggatggaccACCCGCCATGGGCTGAACCCATCaaccactaatcaagaaaataccctacaatcttgcctacagcccaaacttagggaggcattttctcacttgagCTGCCTCCTTTTTGATGACTAGCTGTGTCAAACTGGCAAAAAATTAGCAAGCACACCTGACCCTTTGTCAGCTTAACATGCACAAACTTAGTAAGTCCCACACTCTTACAAattcacacacattaaaaattctgtttcttaaaaaaaaaaaaatccaaggtctcttttaaaatccaaacATCTCTCAGTCGGGCCctataaaatcagaaataagtTAAATACTTTACCATTTCAAGagagaagaaccagggcacagtcagaATCTGCACAAAGCAAAACCAGGCTCCAACTACATAAACAACGCGATGTCCAGTGTCTCGGGTCCACTCAGGAGCTCTGGCCCCTCCTGCGTCACTTCCCTGGCCCCACCCTCTGCACTCCCACACCTGTCTGTAGGCTCTGGCAGGCTCCACTCCACACCCACTGCTGTCCTTGATGACGGTGCTGGGGTCCCTTGCTGCAGCTGGGCTTCCCCTTGGCCAGTAGCCTCCCACGGCTGCGTTCAGAGACCCCAGCCCTGCCACACAGCACCCAGccccagctgctctccatgaccccttcacgCCTCAGAACCAGCACCACCTGGGTAACTCAACGTTACCAAGTTGCTGCTTCTGGAGCACAGCAGAGACTCTTGGAAAACACTTCCCAGCAGCCTGGGCCTCCATGATGCTGGCCTCTTCTTAATCACAGCCCCAGCCGACCAGCATCAATTTTCCCATCCGAGCAAGGTTTCACTTTAGTGGTTCTGGACTCCAGTTAGTcacatctctttagccccagctgaccagaacCACAGATTTTTCGCACAAAAGGCCCAGGAGAGtctttgcttccttctgtaaCTTTACAAGCCAGGCCTTCATCGTCTGCTCTCAACATTCTCACCTTCCAAGCTCCTACAGAACAGTCCACTGAGCTCTCAACACTCAGcagcttttctagcccaaagttccaaagaccttccacaatcctcccaaAGCAACAAGGTCAGATTGTCACAGCCATACCCCACTCCTggtgccaacttctgtcttagttagggtaccattgctgtgatgaaacacgatgaccaaaagcaacttggggagaaaggggtttatttcactcacagttccgcATAACAGCTGATCATACAGAGTGGCGAGGTAGAAAACTaaaggcaggagctaatgcagaagcCATGCAggggtgctgcctactggcttgctcttcctggcttgctcagcctgggcagggaattttcctcaaaaataaatttcaattcCTTGAGAATCTTATCAAATAGCTTGAAAGATTAAACaccaaggaagagagaaaaacaaccaAACTTCAACAAACTCTACTCAGATTTGATCTGCTCTGTAAGAATCCCTACAAGGTCAGGAGGGGGTCTTGTTCCTGTTGACTAAAGAGCGTTTTTCCCTTTACCCTCCTATAACTTTACCCGCCTATAACTTGTTGCCATCCACCCCAGCTGCCTTTGTCCAGTTTCTACAGCTGCTCAAAATGGAGGTAAaaattcaagtgtgtgtgtgtgtgtgtgtgtgtgtgtgtgtgtggccatggCATTTCCTTTACTTTACAACAACGGGAATTTGAGTAAAGCATTTCATTTGGCCAGTTTGTACGGCAATTCCAAGaaatggtttcagaggtttagtccattatcattgtggcgggaaacatggcagtgtgcaggcaggctGGAGGGGTCGAGAgttcttgatccaaaggcagagaaagagactgtGTCCCAcactatgggctggagagatggttcagaggttaagagcactggttgttcttccagaggtcctgagttcaattcccagcaatcataatggtggctcacaaccaaaagaattttttttaaatttcaagcaTGTGTGGCCCTGTGACCATGTGCTCATGAACAAACAGATGAGCATTTCAGACTCACTCTGAACCTTCAAAGGAAAAATGTGGATGTCCCTACAGTGGCCTGACCTCTGAGGCATGGGAGACACATCTGAAAGAATCAGAGGAACTCTGTTGCCACAAGAATGGTCCAAAGGCTTTGCTGCGACTTAAGAGCAAATGTGTAATCTTACAAACCAAGAATCTTTTTGTTGGTGATGTCCTTTTTGGTCATCTTTGTAAGTATCAAGCAACATACATGAAGCAGAGCTCTCCTTGTACGAGAAGGGAGAGCTGCCCCTCAGACACTCTGGTCTTTATTGCACCAGAGGGGACCCTGAGCAGACCTCCACAGGAGGGGCAGCCTGGGACTGTGTGCGCCTCCGTgttctgtctttgttttgtttgttagctCGAGATGCACTAAAGTCATGGAGAAAGAGGGAACCTCCATTGGGAGAATGCCTTTATCAGGCTGGCCTGACGGCATGTCTGTGGGTAATTTTCTTGAGTGATGATTGACATGGGAGGGCCTAGCTCAGGGTGGGTCACCTCTGGGCAGGCAGTGCTGGCTTGTGTTAAAAGAAAGCATATGGGCCCATGGAGAGCAAGTTCTGGGTTGAGGAGGGAAGCGGTGAAGGAGGCAAGCATTCAGTTAGAGGAGAAATTCTTTTCTCACCAACatttgaaagaccaaaagataagcagcgatcgttaacactatgtagagtaggcgcggtatagcaagagctacctcgctgcattctttcccgccttccggttccgggtgggtacgtgacttggctcacaatctgccttcccgccttccctgttctgggtacgtaacttaactacggctttgttcaaaccacccaatcagaaccctgtaactgcttctcgcttctgtaaccacgcctcctgctcccgagccctataaaaacccgtcaccccaaccgagaggcgcgcaagtcctccgataggcttggtcgccccgggtacccgtgtatcaaaataaacctcttgcggcttgcatccgaaggctggtctcgctgttccttgggaagcggggtctccccgtctagataggctcctgggagtctttcacaTTCAATCCAGGGTAGCAAAGGAAGGGAGTCATGGTGACCTCGTCCTGTGAAGCACCCCAACAGTGGATCAACCTTGCCTGTTCTCCACAGCCAGACTTTGCATCCTGATGTCTGGATGGCTGGGGTTTCCAGGCCTGGAGTCCATCCCTCAGATAAAGTAAACAGATCCCTGCAGCCCTAGAACCCCTCCGCATCTTCAGGGCCACATCTGCGGTCCTTCCATCCAAGGGCAAAGCCCAAAGATGCCCCACATGCTGCAtgcccctcctcccagctcctcccagctcctcccagccCAGGGCGCATTGCAAAGAGGGAAGGATAATCTCAACAGGAAAGAAACTGGAGAGCTCTTTCTGGCTCCCCTGAAAGGGAAAGTCACGAAATGGACGTCGGGACTGAGAGAGGAGGGTGGGCCTTCCCACCAGCCCCAGACCCGTCCCCAGACCCCCAGCCTATCTATGCAAGCCGCACCAGTCTTGCACTGGAACAAGCCCCTGCTACAGAGCACGGGATACCACTGCTGATGACCATGTCCTCTAGGCCACAGGAGACGGGGAACCCAGGTCCCCAGAGAACATGCCACTGCCCTTGGAAAGGCTCACACCTGTGGACAGAGACAAGAGATCAGAAATCTCTTGGTAACAGAAGCTGTGTGACCCAGGACTATGAAGGCCACTGATACTCTGAGGGCCCGGAGCACGGATCTTTTAAACCCACAGGCAAACCAAAcctgctgctgccccctccttAGGGGAACACACCCATCAGTTTGGACATTTCACTCTGCCTGGACCAGACCAATGCTGAAAGGTGCTCACACAACAAATTAGCAAAACCCTGTTGGAACCTTCCAGAGGGATCAGCTGGAAATGCAGAAGGGAAGGGCGGGGGTGGCTGGGTCAGAAGCAGACACCTGCAAAGGGAGCACCAACAGTGAGACCCTGACGAGCAGAGTTCCCAGCTGCTGACAGGCCGGGAGCGCTAAGTCGAGCATTTCTCGTGATGCCAAACAAGGAACCTTCTGTGAGGAACAGAGAGCTCTTTTACAGGACTAGTTGTAAGGGGCAGGAAGctcagaatttatttttgttggtttggttttttgagacagggtttctctgtgtggctgtgactgtcctggaatcactctgtagaccaggctggcctcaaactcacagagatccacctgcctctgcctccccgagtgctgggattacaggcctgcaccaccgcGCCCGGCTCATTTGTCACATTTACTAACTTAAGCTTAGATATTGTAGACAGATCCATGTACGGGGCAATCTATCATTTCTCAGAGACTTCAAGCCTGTCTCCCTTCACAGTACTCCAGAGAAGGAGGCTCAGTTCCCAGTTAGATGTAGCCTAATAGACTGTGAACACAAATGGAGACAACACAACCTCTAGGTGTTGACTGGGCCCGCTTGTTGGCCTTCCTCAGTAGGTGGGAAGGTGTCCAGGAAGCCCACAACTACAAGGTCTGGGAGGGTACCCCAGTGAAAGGGCGTCCCGAGACACCGGCCCAGGCACCACCCagctgagaggaggcctcctcgGCTCCCAGGGGAGGGTTATCCAGCTGCTGAGGAGCTGATGAGGTGCTTCCGAGCCTGAGCCCAGCTCCTTCTTCTTCGATTCTTCTCTTCTGGGTTTCCTGGTGTCTTCTGATGAGAGTCACACCAGGTAAATCTCTTAAAAGTGATTTATTGGAGGGATGAATCCAGAACAGGAGGAACGAATCAGGAGTGGAGCCTCTGCTCCCAGGTGCCCAGGTGCGGACAGCAGAGCCCTGGGCAAACACAGCCTttattcagggtttttttttaggggccagagctttctagggcagagatttcccGTGcgaggattggtgggatttcaagtcctgagcttgggagAAGCTTGGGCATTGATGGGGTTTTGTTCAGCCTTTTCACATAAAATTAGCATAAATCTGGGAGGGATCCCACTGAAGAGATGGCTGTTGTGACTGAGGCTGAAACTGCCAGTTTGACAGTTAGAgaagtgtgggggaggggcctaTTCACTCATGCCTCGAGGGGTTTACACAGactttaaacaaaacaactttcctCAAACTAAGGGGTCAGATTTCCAGTTCTGGTCCCCTGCCTCAGAGGAAGGGCTACTTTATACATTGTTGCCACAGTGATGGCCCCAGAATTCCCTCCCACTGAGTTCTCTGTCTCCCcccctacaaacacacacacacacacacacacacacacacacacgcacacgcacgcgcacgcgcacgcgcacgcacacacgaaCACATGCAGTCCTATCTGAGGCCTCCGGAgctgctgctttctctgtggcttcagcttctcagtttctccaCGGTCTGATCTCAGGTCCCCAGTGTTAGGAAACGCGCacggcgggttcacaaatcacaccacgagatcggttccacatgggaggtttactAGGGGAAGGGGTCGCAGAGAGACgaggtagaagaaagaaagagagagcaagagagggagagaaagcaagagagaaagagagagaggagggagggctccagttctcttatagggtgacccagagcatgcgcaggtagttccaggtggtcagcaggtggtctaggtgtcttcacagatgcctgataaccggtttgtcaggtcccttggggctggccgtagaggtgcctgcttactgatcccaacacccAGGCTGTAGAGATTTAGCCTCAGCCGCCCTGCAGCCCGGAGCTGTAGAGAGGCCAGCAGCACAGCCTGAAGACCCGAGTGCTGCTTTCAGGGACCCACAGGGCGTGGCACCCAGGGAAGCaagatgtaggagggcccagagACTGAAA of Meriones unguiculatus strain TT.TT164.6M chromosome 8, Bangor_MerUng_6.1, whole genome shotgun sequence contains these proteins:
- the Krt85 gene encoding keratin, type II cuticular Hb5 — its product is MSCRSYRISPGCGITRNFSSCSAVAPKTGSRCCISAAPFRGVSCYRGLTGFSSRSLCNPSPCGPRMAVGGFRSGSCGRSFGYRSGGVCGPSPPCITSVSVNESLLTPLNLEIDPNAQCVKHEEKEQIKCLNSKFAAFIDKVRFLEQQNKLLETKWQFYQNQRCCESNLEPLFTGYIETLRREAECVEADGGRLAAELNHVQDAMEGYKKRYEEEVALRATAENEFVVLKKDVDCAYLRKSDLEANVEALVEESSFLKRLYEEEICVLQAHISDTSVIVKMDNSRDLNMDCVVAEIKAQYDDIASRSRAEAESWYRTKCEEMKATVIRHGETLRRTREEINELNRVIQRLTAEIENAKFQRAKLEAAVAEAEQQGEAALTDARCKLAELEAALQKAKQDMACLLKEYQEVMNSKLGLDIEIATYRRLLDGEEQRLCEGVGSVNVCVSSSRGGVTCGGLTSGTTPGRQIVSGPSATGGSITVMAPDSCSPCQPRTSSFSCGSSRSVRFA